A stretch of Haemorhous mexicanus isolate bHaeMex1 chromosome 32, bHaeMex1.pri, whole genome shotgun sequence DNA encodes these proteins:
- the LOC132340508 gene encoding uncharacterized protein LOC132340508 isoform X5: protein MRHRVAEWCQRAIEDIPRLLRPPERPQSVPKVSPVSMELQKLSLALLQPQVTVVAILGELLATLPSRDEMILLLMAPRWLYWDLVDFTKEFQTTQYCFDDTWWQNVISDDDDPVTSLSQGLAACKSTPWTTRMRVTMVARKWQRLVAVLVDRWAELARKATKLRNTCRKVVNEAAYRVTAVTAQGRDLQDEAARDGTAQENMVELGQALGGEEGAEVLARQEDQVRTDAWVAASKATMATKVRQRLEVALGLLEHLVAACDEATTFPWELQLRVGDIEATLKEINEASPNVPEALVAKVAMAERLWEANARLIKDQLVGTLDDIIDFLFTGDSASLSAREVAERCQRAIEDIPRLLQPPEHPQSVPKVSPVSMEPQELTPSLLRPQVTVVAIVGELLATLPWRDEEMLPKSPECLCWDLICFTQELRATLHRIDDTWRRQNVTSVDDDPLTSGDDDPLTSDDDDPPTSLSQPLAACKSTPGTTWDHVTMAASKWHRSVSVLVNSWARLARKATKLRNACKRAVNEAAYRVAAFTAWERELQDKAARYWTAQEDILELSQALGREEGAKVVARREAQVREEAMEAASEARRATMVRQRMEVALGLLERLVAACDEATAFPRELQRLLGNIEAPLEGTNEASPNVPKALVGKVALAKLLWEANICVVKNHLVGTVEYIIKFYFFGHRTGPSTCVVAERCQRATEDITRLLRPQERPQGVHKVSPVTMELQELQALVAVVATLGEVVATVTGPHRAKCLRKSPDSLQEDMRRFTPSLHAILDHGGVTSLGHCGVSSLGQALSTLKVTPGTTCACASVRAAASAWWELVARLVDSWDWLAREATELRDNHRKMVMDQQLMVALDKEEVAWEMATHDAQVVSATNEAMAEAGVATRRGHWAVMALGPLQRLVATCDRATLFNWNMECQLKDIEAILKGTNEVSPEVLQALVAKVAVAERLWGASTRLAKDHLLGALGDIHDLLLSPCGDHGGPGGPSSRAVAERCQRAIEDIPRLLWGQ from the exons GGTGGCTGAGTGGTGTCAAAGagccatcgaggacatcccaaggctccTTCGACCCCCAGAGcgtccccagagtgtccccaaggtgtccccagtgagCATGGAACTCCAAAAG ctgtccctggccctgctgcagccacaggtcacCGTGGTGGCCATCCTTGGCgagctgctggccaccctgccTAGTCGAGACGAGATGATACTGTTACTTATGGCCCCAAGATGGCTGTACTGGGACCTGGTGGACTTCACCAAGGAGTTCCAGACCACCCAGTACTGCTTTGATGACACCTGGTGGCAAAATGTCATCTCCGATGATGATGAtcctgtcacctccctgagccagggcctGGCCGCCTGCAAGAGCACCCCATGGACCACCCGGATGCGTGTGACAATGGTGGCCAGGAAGTGGCAGCGGTTGGTAGCTGTGCTTGTGGACAGGTGGGCCGAGCTGGCCAGGAAGGCCACCAAGCTCCGCAACACCTGCAGGAAGGTGGTCAATGAGGCGGCCTACAGGGTGACTGCcgtcactgcccagggaagggaccTGCAGGACGAGGCTGCCCGTGATGGGACAGCTCAAGAAAACATGgtggagctgggtcaggcccTGGGCGGGGAGGAGGGGGCCGAGGTGCTTGCCAGGCAGGAAGACCAGGTGAGGACAGATGCCTGGGTGGCTGCCAGCAAGGCAACAATGGCCACAAAGGTGAGACAGCGgctggaggtggccctggggctgctggagcacttggTGGCCGCGTGTGACGAAGCCACCACgttcccctgggagctgcagctcagggttggggacattgaggcCACCCTGAAAGAGATAAATGAGGCATCCCCCAATGTTCCCgaggccttggtggccaaggtggccatGGCTGAGCGGCTGTGGGAGGCCAATGCTCGCCTGATCAAGGATCAGCTGGTGGGGACACTTGATGACATCATTGATTTCTTGTTCACTGGTGATTCTGCCAGCCTCAGTGCCCGTGAGGTGGCCGAGCGGTGCCAAAGagccatcgaggacatcccaaggctccTTCAACCCCCGGAGcatccccagagtgtccccaaggtgtccccagtgagCATGGAGCCCCAAGAG ctgacCCCGtccctgctgaggccacaggTCACCGTGGTGGCCATCGTGGGTgagctgctggccaccctgccctggcGGGACGAGGAGATGCTGCCCAAATCCCcggagtgcctgtgctgggacctGATTTGCTTCACCCAGGAGCTCCGGGCCACCCTGCACCGCATTGATGACACCTGGAGGCGCCAAAATGTCACCTCCGTTGATGATGACCCTCTCACCTCTGGTGATGATGATCCTCTCACTTCCGATGATGATgaccctcccacctccctgagccagcCCCTGGCCGCCTGCAAGAGCACCCCAGGGACTACGTGGGACCATGTGACAATGGCAGCCAGCAAGTGGCACAGGTCAGTGTCTGTGCTTGTGAACAGCTGGGCCCGGCTGGCCAGAAAGGCCACCAAGCTCCGCAATGCCTGCAAGAGGGCGGTCAATGAGGCGGCCTACAGGGTGGCCGCCTTCACCGCCTgggagagggagctgcaggacaaggctgcCCGTTATTGGACCGCTCAGGAAGACATTCTGGAGCTGAGTcaggccctgggcagggaggagggggccAAGGTGGTGGCCAGGCGTGAAGCCCAGGTGAGGGAAGAGGCCATGGAGGCTGCCAGCGAGGCAAGAAGGGCCACCATGGTGAGACAGAGGatggaggtggccctggggctgctggagcgcttGGTGGCCGCGTGTGACGAAGCCACCGCCTTCCCTCGGGAGCTGCAGCGCCTGCTCGGGAACATCGAGGCCCCCCTGGAGGGGACAAATGAGGcgtcccccaatgtccccaaggcctTGGTGGGCAAGGTGGCCCTTGCCAAGCTTCTGTGGGAGGCCAACATCTGTGTGGTTAAGAATCACCTGGTGGGGACAGTTGAATACATCATCAAGTTCTATTTCTTTGGTCATCGCACTGGCCCCAGTACCTGTGTTGTGGCTGAGCGGTGCCAAAGAGCCACCGAGGACATCACAAGGCTCCTTCGACCCCAGGAGCGTCCCCAAGGTGTCCacaaggtgtccccagtgacCATGGAGCTCCAAGAG ctgcaggcacttGTGGCCGTGGTGGCCACCCTGGGAGAGGTGGTGGCTACCGTGACTGGGCCACACAGAGCCAAGTGCCTGCGCAAGTCCCCAGACTCCCTGCAAGAGGACATGAGGAGATTCACCCCGAGCCTTCATGCGATCCTGGACCACggtggtgtcacctccctgggccacTGTGGTGTCtcctccctgggccaggccctgTCCACACTCAAGGTCACCCCTGGGAccacctgtgcctgtgccagtgtgagagctgcagccagcgCCTGGTGGGAGTTGGTGGCCAGGCTCGTGgacagctgggactggctggCCAGGGAGGCCACCGAGCTCCGTGACAACCACAGGAAGATGGTCATGGACCAGCAGCTGATGGTGGCCCTGGACAAGGAAGAGGTGGCCTGGGAAATGGCCACACACGATGCCCAGGTGGTGTCAGCCACCAATGAGGCCATGGCAGAGGCTGGGGTGGCCACCAGGAGAGGACATTGGGCAGTGATGGCCCTGGGGCCGCTGCAGCGCTTGGTGGCCACATGTGACAGAGCCACCTTGTTCAACTGGAACATGGAGTGCCAGCTCAAGGACATCGAGGCCATCCTGAAGGGGACAAATGAGGTGTCCCCTGAAGTTCTGCAGGCCTTGGTTGCCAAAGTGGCCGTGGCTGAGCGGCTGTGGGGGGCCAGCACCCGCCTGGCCAAGGATCACCTCTTGGGTGCACTTGGAGACATCCACGACCTCCTCTTGAGTCCCTGTGGTGAccatggtggccctggtggccccagCAGCCGCGCGGTGGCCGAGCGGTGCCAAAGAGCCATtgaggacatcccaaggctgctctggggacagtga